Below is a window of Elusimicrobiota bacterium DNA.
TGCCCCCACAGATACATGGCAAGCCCCATCAGCATGCCTACGCCCGCCGCCGCGAACCCGTAATGCCAGCCGACCTTTTCGCCCAGCGTGCCGCAGACGAGCGGCGAGAACAATGCGCCCAGGTTGATGCCCATATAGAAAATGGTGAAGCCCGCGTCGCGGCGCGGATCGTTGGGCTCGTAAAGCGAACCGACCACGGTGGAGATGTTCGGCTTGAAAAATCCGTTGCCAAGTATCAAAAGCCCCAGCGCGGAGAAAAAGAAAGGCAAAGACGGGAACGCCATCGCAAAGTGGCCCAACGCCATAAGGATAGCGCCTATAATTATGCACTTCCTCTGCCCCAGGTAGCGGTCAGCTATGTAGCCGCCCATCAGCGGGGTTAGATAGACCAACCCGGTGTACCAGCCGTAGATGTGGCCGGATTTTTCAGTTGAGAACTGCAGGTACTTTATCATGTAAAGCATCAGCAGTGCCCGCATGCCGTAATAAGAAAAACGCTCCCACATTTCAACGAAAAACAAAAGGAAAAGGCCTTTCGGCTGGTTATGGTGTATGCTCATTTCAGCTCCTTGGCGAACAAAAGTTATTTAGATTATATATATTAATCCGCGGGATGGTATAAAAAGAAAGCCGGAGCAGAGCCCCGGTCTTCTTTTGTGATTGCGAATTTAATAGAGAAGTGACGGGATAGGCCAAATGATACGGGTATGGGTCAAACCGCGCTTGAAATCAAAAAGGACTGCGCGCCATACGGTCGGATTTCCGGTTAGTTGAAGTATCTTTACAATATCCGGCAGCGCAGGGGCGCCGGCCGGGCGGTAATAGCTGTCACCGCCCGGTTCCGCGACACGGACCAGCATGCGCGCGCCGTCCGCGCCGTAGAACACGTCGCCGCCGGGGCAGGCCGCGCGGAGCATGATTCGCTGCCCGTTCACAAAAAACTCATCACCCCACGGTTGCGCTTTCCTGACCAGGCAGGCGGTCCCGTCGGCGCACGTAAAGATGTCTGTTTCCCCGTCCGTGGCGGTTTTGGTGAACGCCGCTTTGCCGTCCGCGCCGGTGAAAATGTCTTCGCTGGGGGTAGCCTGCTGCGCAAAAAGAGCGGCGCCGGAGGCGTCGGAATAATCCGTGCCGTCCGGATGGTAGGTGACTCTGACAAGCAACCCGGACTCATCATTAAAATCCGCGCTGCCCAGGGTCGCCGTCTTTACAAGGGAGCCGCCATCATTGGTCATAGTATAACCGGAGGGTTTGTTGACCTTTTTAAGAACGAACGCGCCTCTTGACGCGCCGTCGTCGCTGTTGCCGGAAATATCCACATTATGGTAGGCGTCGTTTAAAATGCCCATCGGAGGCTGCGACATTCGCGCCGTGGCGGCCGGTTCCGCTGTCGCGGCAACTTCGGCTTTCTCCATGCCGTATGCGGCTTCAAGCTGCTTTATTGCGCTCTCCGCGTAAACCCCGCCGGAGAATCCTAACACGACGGCTGCGGCAATTATTATTTTCTTCATGCTCTTTTGTCCCTCGCTTTATGGAAGTATCTTCCCCTGTGGGAACTTCTATTAAAGTTTAATGCAAACGGGGGACCATGTAATGCGGCGGAGGGTAAGATTATGGATGGTTTAAGGCCTAAAACACCGCAGTACAGCGCGGGCCGTTTTAGTAACAGGAATGGTTACCAGTTAAAAATCTTTCAGTTTCTTTATGCGGGTCTCTATAAGGAAAAAACCGGTGTTGTCGCCTTTGTTGTGGGTGGAGTAGCCGTTCGCGTTATCCAGCGTTTGCGCGAGCTGAAGCCTGTAGTTGAAAACAGCCCCTTCTTCCGCGCGTATAAGCTCAAGCCGCTCGAACAGCTCGCGGCCGCCTTCTTTTCCGGCCCTGTCCCAGTAGCTTTTAATGGCGTCTAAATGCGCGTTCATCCCGGTCAGGCGGCCCGGCCAGGTAAAAAATTTTCCGGTGTGGCGGCACTTGAATTTGCCGGCCCCGGCGTAAACGGCAAGTCCGGCTTTTTTAAGTTTTTCAAGGGCTTTGCGGACCGGCTCCGGTTTTAAACCCAGCTCCGCCGCCAAAGCCTGGGGCGTCCAGTTCCTCGCGTCATTGCAAAGGGCCTCGGCGCACCAGTAGGTCGTTGCATCCGAAGCCATGACTTTAAATTCCTCCGGAGTGATGTGCTCGGAGCCGTGGGTTTTCATCCACTGCAGCGGGTCGGCGGCAGGCTGGCCGCCGGCGCTCATGAGGGGGGCAAGTATGTAGTCAGCGCCGCGGCCCAGATAATCTTTTAAATAGCTCAGAAGCAACTGGCGGGCCGCGTCCTGTGAAGGTAGCAGGCGCAAAGCGAGGAAGATATATTCCAGCGCGGCGGGCGCCGGCATGGATACGCCTTTTTCTATGCGCGTGTAGTGTACGAAGGTAAAAGGAAAATGTCCCCTTCCGCCGTTGCGGTGGTAGAATTTATAGGCCGTGTCAAAACCGGCCGTGGCCCGCGCTTTTATAAGGTTGCTCGAAAATTCTCCCATATTATCTCCCCTGCGGAACGCAAAATTAAGCTCAAAAAAACCGGCAGAACGATCCTTTATCCTCTAACCGTTTTTGAAGGTGGCGGCTCTTTGCTCTTATCCATAAGAGTATACAAAAACCCATGAATAATTTCATTAATTAATATTAATCAAAGGTCTTCATAACCGTCAAGCCGCAGGATGTAGCCCCTGGGATTAGATCGATGTGGCGGGGCAACTGTACGATTATTTATATATATAATATAGATATCTATATGGTTATCATCTTCCTCAAAAAAAAAGCCTTGGGCAGACTGCTTTGATGTGGAAGCTGGTTCTATGCAGCCGTTCTTGTTTTGTTCCAGGCTGCGGGCTTTTAAAGGCTATCTGCGCCGGTTTTTTTTTACGGCTGGCCGGTTACTAGGCAGTAGACAGGAATCAGTGGTCAGAATCCAGAATGGTGGAATTTTTCTCTTCCTTTGTATCCTCATACTGACTCCTGAATTCTGGCTTCTTGAATTGTTATAAAAAATATTTGACCGGGTTCCTGGATTTGATATAATAAATACACAGCCGGAGATTTAAAAGCCCCTCAAAGGGGAGCAAAGACAGGCGGCCCTGAGTTCTCTTAAGCTGAAATTCCGCAAAGCAAACCGCAGTTTCTCCGACGAGAAAAAAAGAGTTGACAGGTTTCCTGAAACTTTGCTAATATTTAGTATCAGCCGCGAACACAAGCCGCGGCAATACAAATTACCCGTACCTGTAGAGTAATCCTACAAAGCAGGAAAGGGTTTGTTCTCTAAAAAATTATGTATGAATGGGCACCCTGATCGTATAGAATCAGGCGCAGGTGATAGGCGGGTGGAAGGGAAACTGACCGCCAGCCACTAATCACCGGCTACTGAGGTTTATATGGGATGATTAATCATTAA
It encodes the following:
- a CDS encoding winged helix-turn-helix domain-containing protein — translated: MGEFSSNLIKARATAGFDTAYKFYHRNGGRGHFPFTFVHYTRIEKGVSMPAPAALEYIFLALRLLPSQDAARQLLLSYLKDYLGRGADYILAPLMSAGGQPAADPLQWMKTHGSEHITPEEFKVMASDATTYWCAEALCNDARNWTPQALAAELGLKPEPVRKALEKLKKAGLAVYAGAGKFKCRHTGKFFTWPGRLTGMNAHLDAIKSYWDRAGKEGGRELFERLELIRAEEGAVFNYRLQLAQTLDNANGYSTHNKGDNTGFFLIETRIKKLKDF